The following coding sequences lie in one Variovorax terrae genomic window:
- the hemP gene encoding hemin uptake protein HemP, whose amino-acid sequence MQASLSSPASLGPQPHADAAGLQEAPSALRPQAVESADLLQGQKAVEIKHNGAVYRLQATKLGKLILTK is encoded by the coding sequence ATGCAAGCCTCGCTCTCCTCCCCCGCCTCGCTCGGCCCCCAGCCGCATGCCGACGCCGCGGGCCTGCAGGAGGCGCCCTCCGCGCTGCGGCCGCAGGCCGTGGAAAGCGCCGACCTGCTGCAGGGGCAGAAGGCGGTGGAGATCAAGCACAACGGCGCGGTCTACCGGCTGCAGGCCACCAAGCTGGGGAAGCTGATCCTGACGAAATAG
- a CDS encoding GlcG/HbpS family heme-binding protein, protein MKNKPFLELADVKAIAAAAEAEALKHHWAVSIAIVDDGGHLLWLQRLDGVAPISAHIAPAKAHTAAVGRRESKVYEDMVNGGRVSFLSAPDLQGLLEGGVPIVKDGQVLGAVGVSGVKSSEDAQIARAGIAAIGL, encoded by the coding sequence ATGAAAAACAAACCCTTTCTCGAACTGGCCGACGTCAAGGCCATCGCCGCCGCCGCCGAAGCCGAAGCGCTCAAGCACCACTGGGCCGTGAGTATCGCCATCGTGGACGATGGCGGCCACCTGCTGTGGCTGCAGCGCCTGGACGGCGTGGCGCCGATCTCCGCGCACATCGCGCCGGCCAAGGCCCATACCGCGGCCGTGGGGCGCCGCGAGAGCAAGGTCTACGAGGACATGGTCAACGGCGGCCGCGTGTCGTTCCTGAGCGCGCCGGACCTGCAGGGCCTGCTCGAAGGCGGCGTGCCGATCGTGAAGGACGGCCAGGTGCTCGGTGCGGTGGGCGTGAGCGGCGTGAAATCGTCCGAAGACGCGCAGATCGCGCGCGCCGGCATTGCCGCCATCGGCTTGTAA
- a CDS encoding Bax inhibitor-1/YccA family protein, with product MNDQVSTIGQAAGYGYAISQEQRHKVLRNTYWLLALSLVPTVLGAWLGVATGVTRSLSGGLGLIVFLGGAFGFMFAIEKTKNSAAGVPVLLAFTFFMGLMLSRLIAMVLGFKNGPSLVMTAFGGTAGVFFVMASLATVIKKDLSGMAKWLFWGAVVLMIGGIINVFVGSTTGFAVMSMMAIGIFSAYMLYDIKQVIDGGETNYISATLAIYLDLFNIFQSLLALLGIFGGERD from the coding sequence ATGAATGACCAGGTTTCCACCATCGGACAGGCTGCGGGCTACGGCTACGCGATCTCGCAGGAGCAGCGCCACAAGGTGCTGCGCAACACCTACTGGCTGCTGGCGCTGAGCCTGGTGCCCACCGTGCTGGGCGCGTGGCTGGGCGTGGCTACGGGCGTGACGCGCTCGCTCTCCGGCGGCCTCGGGCTGATCGTGTTCCTGGGCGGCGCCTTCGGCTTCATGTTCGCCATCGAGAAGACCAAGAACTCGGCCGCCGGCGTGCCGGTGCTGCTGGCCTTCACCTTCTTCATGGGCCTGATGCTGTCGCGCCTGATCGCCATGGTGCTGGGCTTCAAGAACGGCCCCAGCCTCGTCATGACGGCCTTCGGCGGCACGGCCGGCGTGTTCTTCGTGATGGCCAGCCTCGCCACCGTGATCAAGAAGGACCTCTCCGGCATGGCCAAGTGGCTGTTCTGGGGCGCCGTGGTGCTGATGATCGGCGGCATCATCAACGTGTTCGTGGGCTCCACCACCGGCTTCGCCGTGATGAGCATGATGGCCATCGGCATCTTCAGCGCCTACATGCTCTACGACATCAAGCAGGTCATCGACGGCGGCGAGACCAACTACATCAGCGCCACGCTGGCGATCTATCTCGACCTGTTCAACATCTTCCAGAGCCTGCTGGCCCTGCTGGGGATCTTCGGCGGCGAGCGCGACTGA